Part of the Vigna unguiculata cultivar IT97K-499-35 chromosome 3, ASM411807v1, whole genome shotgun sequence genome, ACCCTTCCTACTCCTCTATTTTAGGCATGTCCATTCGAAATTCTAGGTTCTTCAACCGAAGCTCAAAACCCCAAGTCATTGTCACGCCACTCGACGTTTCCCACATTCAAGCCACCATAATCTGCTCCCAACGCCATGGCTTGCAGATTCGTACCCGAAGTGGAGGCCATGATTACGAAGGTCTATCGTACGTCGCGGAGGTTCCCTTTGTCATCCTTGACCTCTTTAACCTTCAACAGATCACAGTTGACGTAGAAAACCGAACTGCATGGGTTCAAGCTGGGGCAACTCTTGGTGAACTTTACTACACGATTAGCCAGAAAAGCAAAACGCTAGGGTTCCCAGCGGGTGTGTGTGCCACTGTAGGCACTGGTGGCCACTTCAGTGGAGGTGGTTATGGATCCTTGATGCGTAAGTACGGTCTTGCCGCAGATAATATCATTGATGCTCACATAATAGATGTGAATGGTAATCTTCTTGACAGAAAAGCCATGGGTGAAGATCTGTTTTGGGCCATTAGGGGAGGTGGGGGAGCAAGCTTCGGAGTCATCGTGGCTTGGAAGATAAAGCTAGTTCCAGTTCCATCAACTGTGACAGTGTTCAATGTTGCAAGGACATTGGAAGAGAATGCAACCGAGATCATTCAAAAGTGGCAGCTTGTGGCGAATAAAATGGACGAGCGCATATTCATTAGGGTGGACGTGAAAAAGGCAAATTCAAGTGAACATGGAAAGCAAACAATACAAGCGAATTTTGTGTCCATGTTTCAAGGAGGTGTAGAAGAACTTATTCCATTGATGCAAAAGAGCTTGCCGGAGTTGGGTTTGGACAAAAAAGATTGTACTGAGACGAGTTGGATTGGCTCCGTTGTGTTCGCGAATGCTGTGTTAGTTGGATCTGCAGTGAATGAAGCCCCAGAAGTTTTGCTGAACAGAACTCGATTTCGTCCAGGAATAAACAAAGCAAAATCTGATTATGTGAGGAAACCCATTCCTGTTGAAGGATTACAAGGGTTATGGCGGTTGCTTTATGAGGTTCCAGATGGTGAGCTTCAATTCGCCCCTTATGGAGGCAGAATGGATGAGATTTCGGACTCGGAAATTTCATTCGCGCACAGATCTGGATACATATTTCATATTCATTATGTGGTCGTTTGGGAAGAGGAAGGAGATGAGGCTGCACAACGGTACATGAATTGGATTAGAAAAGTGTATAAATATATGGAACCTTATGTTTCAAACTCTCCAAGAGCTGCATATGTGAATTACAGAGACCTTGACATTGGGATTAATAACAATGGCTACACCAGCTACGACCAAGCCAGCATTTGGGGTGTCAAGTATTTCGGTAACAATTTCAGGAGATTGGCCACAGTGAAGACCAAGGTTGATCCTCACAACTTTTTCAAAAACGAACAAAGCATTCCTACGCTATCCGCGGAGGAAGAAAATTAAATCAACTCTATACCATCTAGTGTctacaattgaaataaaataaatgtccTACATTTATGATTTCAGAGTGAtccaaatattgaaattttagaattatgtatgtttcaaatttaacctaaaaaacatGTTATTAAATCATTATAAGAAAGTAtcaagttttcttttaaatattatcgttggctaaaatgtaaaattattagaGTGTACTGTGTCacaaaaagattaattatttcTAAATCGATAAATGTaacatcatttataaatttaattttacgttatgaaaaacatgtatattatttaaatctatgtttaacctattaataaataaaaatgtttatattagTGTCAGATTAGTGTTGTTTTAACCGATGATGATAATTGAGCACTATTGCAATGAAGGTCTTTGGCCACAGTTTTTTTTAGACGTTATGTTACGATTATCTTACTATAGTATATTAAGCTATagtaaaaaatgaaagacaTTTAGAATACGATTACTGAGTAGTCTGTAATACCAAATAGGCTACGGCCCCTGTGTAACTATAGCCTATTATCAtttgaaaatcaatcaattatgtaaaaatatttttaaaacactgCAGAGTAATAGGTTTTGATTACAAACAGAACAATAGCccataacaaaatatattattgttgacaAGCAAACCGTAGtctattatgtaattttttaattaaaaaatacacagGAATATTACTGGTCCTGTCTAAAATTGAAGGCTAGAGTTAATGAACAAACCATATAATAGCCAACTCTTCcgtagttttttaatttaaaaaaatacaaaggaaTAGACGGTTGTTTTTGGCATAATCGTagtatatataagttttttttaatttttttgtgttgttttttttcacataattaTGAATCCTAGACATATACAGAgagacaacaacaacaaccagaATAATTCCAGAACCCAAAGCAATgaataattatatgtatttcaataattttacataGAAAGATACATAGTTTACCTGGTCtaatttattagttataatatattttgcatAAGTGTTTGTTATATACACAATTGAATCTAGATGTAATGGTAGATGTAATGGTTGAGAATTCTTAAAATGTTGAAGAAAAGAcaatagttttaatttgtacataaaaagacataatttcttattattttgaaatgtgtcCAACTTATTTGAATATGAGCATAAACGATGGTTGTTATCTATTACATGACATAATAACCacaatcatatgagtatgtTCGATTATTACACTACAAATATGCCACCAAAATTATAAGTAATTGCGAAAGAAAAATAAGCAACTGATAATtgacattatcatgtttttattttatctatttctatatcttattgttattttatttttagattttatttgatatttaagttttattcaataaaagtggaaagtataaatgtgtggattatattttacaaataagtaaaaatttcaaagatttGGAAAGATTATCAACAGAATGGGTGGAATATTGAATAGTCAGATATCCACAAAGTTGgttacataaattataaatcagAATAATTGAAGAATAATTTAAAGATATAGAATCtccaaatattaatatatatatatatatatatatatatatatatatatatataaaggattaTCTCTTACAAGTTATTCAATTACAAAATCAAGTCCAAATCTTAGGCCCAATCCAGTTATGAAAGTATATAAATTGAGGACCTGACATAAACTTGGAGAGAAAGAAACTTGATATCTCT contains:
- the LOC114179235 gene encoding cannabidiolic acid synthase-like 2, whose protein sequence is MKFLSSYFTFATAIAILFSFEPPSVDTHKNFVQCLYNYPHITNSISNVVYTQTNPSYSSILGMSIRNSRFFNRSSKPQVIVTPLDVSHIQATIICSQRHGLQIRTRSGGHDYEGLSYVAEVPFVILDLFNLQQITVDVENRTAWVQAGATLGELYYTISQKSKTLGFPAGVCATVGTGGHFSGGGYGSLMRKYGLAADNIIDAHIIDVNGNLLDRKAMGEDLFWAIRGGGGASFGVIVAWKIKLVPVPSTVTVFNVARTLEENATEIIQKWQLVANKMDERIFIRVDVKKANSSEHGKQTIQANFVSMFQGGVEELIPLMQKSLPELGLDKKDCTETSWIGSVVFANAVLVGSAVNEAPEVLLNRTRFRPGINKAKSDYVRKPIPVEGLQGLWRLLYEVPDGELQFAPYGGRMDEISDSEISFAHRSGYIFHIHYVVVWEEEGDEAAQRYMNWIRKVYKYMEPYVSNSPRAAYVNYRDLDIGINNNGYTSYDQASIWGVKYFGNNFRRLATVKTKVDPHNFFKNEQSIPTLSAEEEN